Genomic segment of Schistocerca nitens isolate TAMUIC-IGC-003100 chromosome 9, iqSchNite1.1, whole genome shotgun sequence:
ATTACTGAATAAACTTGATAGACCACTTTTTCAGAATTTCTTCACAACTGCTTCTGCACAACATGTTAATGAGGTGACACCGTGTAACCTTTGCTGAGGTTTAGCAAAAGAAGTATATTTTAACGTGGAAATGAGAGAAAAttcgtgtaggttttactcaaaattcgcgaCTCTTGTCGACTTTCTGAAAGTTATAGAATGTTAACCAGTCATACGAAGATATATCACTGCTTTTAttgcattttcagcagaattctttttGTATACCAGCCAAAGCAGAGatgaaagtgtaagtaggctgtttaggtttttatgttagtaacgtcacctaacgctctgtatgaaaatcactggctgtgctgtgtgaagtctgtggctggtttgcattgttggaatttgctgttgtagtgttgggcagttggctgttaacagcacgtagcgttgcgcagttggaggtgagccgccttcagtggtggatgtggcgagcgaaatggcggagttttgagagcggatgatctggacgtgtgtccatcagagtcagtaaatttgtaagactggatgtcctgAACTGCAATGTTACTGATACAGGGCCACTAAAGGTGAGTTACTAAAtactgttttccgaaattccttttccaaagaagacgaagtgaattgTCTAGAATGCGAATGGAGAacggctgccaacatgaataatttACGAgacgatatcctcggagtaatgaactAACTTAAATCGCACAATAAAAGCAAGTATAGCAATTAAAGTATGCTGAtatagtagctccatatttagctatCACGTACaagcgctcgctcgacgaaagatctataTCTAAATACGGGAAGTTGCACAGGTGTCGCCAAtatccaagaaagaaaataggagtaattttCTGCATTACAGACCAGTTTCGATAACCAATCGACAACGTCGATTTTCAGCAGGGTTTTGGCGCATATACTGTTATCTAACTTATGAATTACCTCTGACAAAACGATTagttgacaaatagtcagcacggattcggaaaacattgttcttacgaaacacaactagctccttattcgcacgaagtaatgactgctaccgacagtggatctcaaattgattccatatttctagatgttCAGGAGGGCTTTGATACTATTCCTCGAAAGCTACTTCAAATCAAATTGCatacctatggagtatcgcctcggtTGTGCTTCTGGATTCAtgatctgtcagaaaggtcacagttcgtagtactcgacggaaagtcatcaagcaaAAAAGCGTCCTGGCTTTCAACAGGAAGTGTTGCAGGCtcactgctgttcctgatctacataaacaatttaggatacaatatgagcagccctcttacagtgcgcagatgatgctgtcatttactgttttctaagtgatcagatgatcaaaaccaattgccaaatgatttagagaagatatctgtatcgtgTGAAACATGGCAATTGAatgtaaataatgagaagtgtgaagtcatccacatgagtactaaaaggaatccgttgaatttCGGCTGGACTATAAATCAGATAACTTTAAAGGTTGTCATGCAGTCAAATACTTAGTGATTACCGTTATGAATTACTGAAATCGGAACGATCATATACGTAATGTTTTGGGGAAAGGTGCCGAAAGATTGCATTTTGTGGCAGAACTCGTAGAAGGTGTGCtttaagagactgcctgcactaaggACATCCAAaacattcaaagaagggcagctcttttgtattattgcgaaataagggagagagtgccacggatacgaTAAGTGGCTTTGGCTGTCAGTCATTAAGACAAAGCAGTTTTTCGCTGCGGCGACATATTTTCACGGATTTTCagtcaactttctccttcgaatgcaaacgtattttgttggcgcccagctacatagggagaagtgatcatcccaataaaataacagaaatcagagctcgcacggaaagatggaagtgttcgtttttccggcgcgcgtttcgagagtggaatagtagagaaaaagctcgaaggtggttcagtgaatcctgggccatgcacttaattgtgagttgcagagtagtcacgtaaatgtagatgcagactgGTGAAAACCTGTCAGCAATTActccgctgctgacaatatgaAAAGGACACTGGAAAATCTTATTTCTGCGGGTGGATGATTGGCGATCTAGTTTTCTGAATTTCCGTGTTATCCGGATAAACGAGCTTCCGCTATACTGGAATATGTGTGAGTAATTTTGTATTGCTCTGTGTATTGTTATTGTATCAAATTATGTCTTTGTTTACCAAAATCCGTGTCACATCGCATTGTATCTGGCTGTATAAACGAAGCAGAGTAACAGATCTGAGCGTCGTGGGAGACAGGATGTATGAATAAAACGGAGAATGTACTTTATACTCGAAATCTCGGAGAACATTCTCACTTTCTCATGAATAAAGCGAATCGGAGAATATGCTTCGCCCAGAAAGTTCTCAGCGCGAGTAAAAGGGATGGGCAAGTTTCACAAAACAAAGAACAGTCTCCGctttcgtatgaataaaactagAGGAGCTTCTCAAAAGCGAAGAACATCCTACATTTTTTGAAATGACCTCTGTAGCATACTCCGAGCTGAGTGAGTTCTGCTGAGGTTAAATTTTACCGACTTCTTGGTAGTAATGGCGGAATTTATGTTGCTTTGAAGGCAAAAAGGATATACGTATCCCGAAGAAGTAATGAAGAGAGAAACTGTAGAAGTTTATGCAGGTTTGATAAAAATATTATTTGCCTGGCAAGCTTCCTTCCAGAATATCATGAAAGAAAAGGGGGCTATTTTTCAAATGGAGTGAAAATTAAATCATATTTGCTACCATTTTGCAGACCTAAGTTTCTTGAAATTTGTGACTATACTTAGGCATACACGAAACAACTGTGTCACTGACATTTCGAGATGTTCATCATCATGTCTTCCCGCGCgcgattcgagagtggaatagtagagaaatagctcgaaggtggttcagTAAATCCTGGGCCATGTACTCATTTGTTAGGTTAGAAATAAGCAGGTGGATCGGAAAAATTAGTAACTGATCTACTACAAACCTAGCGATCTATTTCTCGAAACGAGGCGCACGAGCGACCGCTTACTTACTCGACACGCTAGCAGACCATTATGCACcgtatttaaccaaaattatctcaCATTAGAAAACTCTGACAGAATTCCGGTTTGTAGAAGACGAAAATATCATGTAATCTTAAGATTACGTTCGCGTAATGTGTTCACCGAACTTCAGCAACAAAAAAGTTTCCGGGAAATCGAAAATTCGGTAACATCGCAAGAAAACTCATTTTCGTAAACTGTCCGTAatcgtcttaataatttgttgctgcACATAAAGGTAAAATCTTCCAGAATACACTGATGCCAGTTCTGAGGGACGAGTCAGGAACTAATGGCGTAAATTCTAGCGTGAGTCCAAGTATTAGAGTGGAATCAGATTTCATATTTGGGTCAGCTTTGGTTTGCCATGTCGGCACTAAATTATCCAAACCGACTAATGTGGCCTTATTCGTTAATACATGCTTAATGGACGATTAATCACGGTATGCTATTTCTCTTAAATGTACACTGAATAGTTTGGCTGTTTGAGAGAGCTGAATGAAATGTAACATTACGCGTGTGTCGTGTGCCGGACACGGCAAATGACACACACGAAGAGCCTGCTCAACAAGAAGGGGAGGTAGTGAAGAGGAATTAGCTCGTCCGAGAATATGCTTCGAATTTTTTGTTCGTAAGAAGTTGAGAACTTTCTCAGAGAATGTTCTTTTGTTCTGAGAATGTACTGGGGAGGATCTATGAACCGTCAAtcagggcggttcacaaacaactcaagtacacatgttattccagaacgttatcgtggaagtaggggccaggaggtgcttgctggtgaaataacacacactgctaaagatacctttttattttaaaactttctcaataataaatttttaagtctggcatttctttaaaaacaaaaaaaaataatttcaaaacaattttcattatgaaaaggagattagccggccgaagtggccgtgcggttaaaggcgctgcagtctggaaccgcaagaccgctacggtcgcaggttcgaatcctgcctcgggcatggatgtttgtgatgtccttaggttagttaggtttaactagttctaagttctaggggactaatgacctcagcagttgagtcccatagtgctcagagccatttgaaaaggagATTACCAGGTATGACATTAACAACTTGCCAGTAATATGATTTTAACTTGATATATGTAGCCAGCACAAAAACCTTCACATTAAAAGCAGTTCCTAAAAAGAAAtttttccttagctcggtgagggagtgacacgtggaaaagttactggtggtctacagggccatagcagatcagctccaaaacttccattacaaactgCCTCCTCCCCGAGTtactcaaaaccagaagatgtagcaacgGCTGTGCCTGCACAGACTTCGAACTAGAGAGAcccgcgacaccgaccctaaatcatccaatcgaggtgtgaatgaaaaaCGGCCccaccaagaagcaattaccacattcccgcggacaggcaaacgaaaactgtggtgggacgatcccaacaaaaccactggtggagaaactcatacacttcactagaacttgaaaaccttctcttatatacatatatagataacaaactctgttacataaaaacagtactcaacttctcccACCCCATcccagcgccgggaacacgtcgcacttccaaatgctcgtcagaaCCAACCGCTGCCAGTGCTTTGAACGGCCGATAACAAGACACACGGTCTCACGCGCCGGTCTCCTGCagcacggcttctaagcttcataagccacgtataCGCGGGTAAGGCCGACTCAGCCCCTGACAGCCGAGAGGTCGGCCACAGCACGTGGCGAGCAGctgacgacccccaacagcagggccccgctcgtGCCACctcctctctcggtcaccgcccagtccCTACTCCCccgcgaccgtacacttgctctACCTCgagccagagggcggtagcgatccaaacagcgcgccaaacttcgaccataaatataatagactggccctgacgtcatttccgtgactccaacatctctgggctgaagacacGCGAATGTTGgcgaaacatggttgtttcgtgttgcgcttatggctgtgctcagcgttttgtcgggggaaatggcattacatttcacgtgtaagtgtttctatgatagtgcaatagtatttattgaaatctgctgaagtgacttttatatgttttttacacttgaaatagagtatcacgtaaattaaagcgttgagagtgatgcctgtaaagtcagactcatattacattttggaaagtatctatgataattcggttacagaagtcagtataactgtttctcgttcctactcatagtttccctaaggatgaaaatcgaaggcagctttggatacagtaCCTGAAACGGataaactttaagccatctgcacatacgcgcctttgctcgaagcacttcgcggagaagtgttttgataggttagttattatttacaatgtatatttataatttatatttacagtgtctgtcaatTTTAATCCTGATGTTTTTATAGGGCTAAGACTGGAGGGAACTGGCTAAGTAGTGATGCTATCCCGACACTTTTTGATTTTCCGGAGCATATGAAATCGAAGAGGCCTAAGCTTCGTTAGATGATGCCTCGTCTTCTGAAATCTGTGCTTCTAATGcctgtaagtctgaatgttgttagaatgtgtgtgataactgcgagttagtaaaatattgtattagaaTGAACTGTAGCACGTTACGTTTTTTTTAAAGTGATAGTTAAAACTTTGGTAAAAATAGTggaaactgaacctttgaagtgcacctaaaattgatactctaaaatggacctgctcctaaagtcgacaattttggcatctGTTGTTGACATAATTcccctataccattttcttttataagttagagctcaaaacgcggcgaatctaatgtttaaagttttgacacgagcccactcttactgtttaaaacaattttaacgacattttactttaattgatagcttgtagtaatttcgtcccgctgcccaccagagtggcgttcgatgtatttgttagattttataaatggtactgtgaacaaacccaggtcaaatgtagttctggcataatttttcgcaaataaaaaagtaatttttgtcggaagcgtttggcagtcaattgagaaatgtgggtaaaatacgttACAGACATAGGATTGCAGACAGCTGATTTGAAATcacgccacgttttgccaacagtcacgtggtttaagtTGGAGCACAccagacggccggccggagtgaccgtgtggttctaggcgctacagtctggaaccgagcgactgctacggtcgcaggttcgaatcctgcctcgggcatggatgtgtgtgatgtccttaggttagttaggtttaagtagttctaagttctaggggactgatgacctgagatgttaagtcccatagtactcagagccatttgaaccattttttataataagGCGTTGCATAGCGATGGTTGAATTTCCTAAatgatgtaattcgtcgtctttgggcggcaatataaacagaaaaatacggatagatatgcgatccttcactattttgctcgctggagaacaaatgaagccttgagcgctaaaacagttgtactgtttttcttaagtaagacggacgcagatttgtggctgTCTGATCTAATCTTTTACTAAATACATAAAAACGTGTTCCGTGTAAGTTTGAGTGGAGTGtggaaagaactgttataacttatcgtgacgtcGCACGAGCCACTcaaagaggacaatggctatataaaagagcgctcaatggacatgaaacggacataaaaatctaccgtcaatgtagtactaagcttaagtaaggtacgatatatgttttagttataataaatatttgttctgaaaatactgaatcatttagcagtgctcattcctatcatctcctcagtattattttcattttaattatgcattttgctaagattacagacaccaagatcagcagccgaatgtgcgtgttacattgataaaaagaaaactgttttatcgtcttcttgcatcagctctaatattgaatttcccttttgtgtgatgctactgttgtttttgcgcccttaagaactttctggtcccttaggaaattgttttgtcataacaataacttcacaaccgggtatgatcgtacctacgatcatgaagtaattagaaaggcgataatgcaatttcttaatcaatagcacgctagctgtgactgcctcaagccaggcgaaactgcaagtaaaaactgttcacatttcataatgcaatattttatggcaATGGTCAATCCACGATTCTTACgtcaattgtgattgataaaacagtaagcgaaatctcaaattccaacttttcgatggaataacaacatcacttttattttgttacatcacaatgTGACCCAGGATGGGTACTCACCGCCGCGGTCAGACGTCAGACGCGCGCAGTTCCGCCAGACGGAGGTTGCTCCATATCGGGCACGGTCAGCCACTGCTCGGGCACGGAGAAGCGCCGCGGCTCGCCCGGTGTGTCTGCGTCGTCAGCAGGCATCAGGAAATCTCCGTCGTCCAGCAGGTGGACCCCCCGGAGCCCCGCCTCGTCCACCCTGTACCAGCTGTCCGAGCGCCTGCCGGCCGAGTCAGGCACGCCGGCGTACACGATTCGCCCGTTTCTGCCGGCGCGCTCCCCGGGTTCGGAGAGGCCAGTCTGCTCGGCTGGGTGCTGTGGGGACAGCTCGCCGGAGACCGGAGACCAGAGGAGCAGCGCACAGGTGAAGGCGAGGACGAGCGGCATGGCTGCAACCGGCGGTACTGCCCGGCCGGCCGCGAGTTCCTGGCCGCAGCGGATGCTGCGCTACCGCGCTGGTGGGGCGGGCTTCCTGCTGCACAGAAGCACACAGCCGACGTCGCGTCGCCGAAGAGGCTACAGCAGGCGGCGAGGCCGTCTGTCCCGCGGAGACGCACGGTCACcacggttaatcggatgtggcaatgttcctaaataacagaacgcagcatgtcattctcaatggagagaagtcttccgaagtaagagtgatttcaggtgtgccgcaggggagtgtcgtacgatcgtcgctattcacaataaatgtaaatgaccttgtgcataacaccagagttcactgaggctttttgcagatgatgctgtagtatatcgagagattgtaacaaaggaaaattgtactgaaatgcaggaggatctgcagcgaattgacgcatggtgcagggaatggcaactgaatctgaatgtagacaagtgtaatgtcctgccaatacatagaacgaaagatcccttatcatttagctac
This window contains:
- the LOC126203029 gene encoding uncharacterized protein LOC126203029 — protein: MPLVLAFTCALLLWSPVSGELSPQHPAEQTGLSEPGERAGRNGRIVYAGVPDSAGRRSDSWYRVDEAGLRGVHLLDDGDFLMPADDADTPGEPRRFSVPEQWLTVPDMEQPPSGGTARV